ACCTTGCCGTAGTCGTGCCGCTTGTCGGACAGCGTCCACGCCAGCTTCTGCACGAGCACCACGGCCTCGGCGTGGTTGAGGTTCATCTTCCAGTTGCCCGCCATGAGCGGGGTGCGCGCAGCCCCGGTGGTTGAGCTTGTCGAAACCATCAGTCCTCCAGAACCGTGATGCCGGGGAGTTCCTTGCCCTCGAGGTACTCGAGGCTCGCACCGCCGCCGGTCGAGATGTGGCCGAACGCGGCCTCGTCGAACCCGAGGGTGCGTACGGCGGCCGCGGAGTCGCCGCCGCCCACGACCGAGAGGCCGTCGACCTTGGTCAGCGCCTCGGCGACGGCCCGGGTGCCCTCGGCGAAGGCGGGCTGCTCGAAGACGCCCATCGGGCCGTTCCAGAAGACCGTCCGCGCGTCGGCGAGCGCGGCCGCGAAGGCCTTGCCGGACTCGGGACCGATGTCGAGGCCGAGGCTGTCGGCCGGGATGGCGTCGGCAGCGACGACGCGGGCCGAGGCCTCGTCGCCGAAGCTGTCGGCCACGACGATGTCGGTGGGCAGCACGATCTCGACGCCGAGCTCCTTCGCGCGGTCCTGGTAGGCGCGCACGGTGTCGAGCTGGTCCTCCTCGAGCAGGCTGTTGCCGACCTCGAGGCCGTCGGCGCGCAAGAAGGTGAACACCATGCCGCCGCCGATGAGCAGCTTGTCGGCCTTGCCGAGAAGGTTGTCGATCACGCCGAGCTTGTCGGAGACCTTCGACCCGCCGAGCACGACGACGTACGGGCGCTCCGGGTCCACGGTGAGGCGACGCAGCACCTCGACCTCGGCTGCGACCAGGCCGCCCATGGCGTGCGGGAGGCGCTGCGCGACGTCGTACACGCTGGCCTGCTTGCGGTGCACGACACCGAAGCCGTCGGACACGAAGGCCCCGTCAGCACCGGCCAGGCCGGCGAGCTGGTCGGCGAAGGCACCGCGCTCGGTGTCGTCCTTGCTGGTCTCGCCGGCGTTGAACCGGACGTTCTCGAGCAGCGCCACCTGGCCGTCCTGCAGTGCGGTCACGGCCTCCCGGGCCGAGGCGCCGACGGTGTCGGTCGCGAAGGCGACGGGGGCGCCGAGCAGCTCGCCGAGGCGGGCGGCCACGGGCGCGAGGGAGTAGGCCGGGTCCGGCTCGCCCTTCGGCCGGCCGAGGTGCGCCATGACGACCACGCGGGCGCCGGCGTCGGCCAGCGCCCGGATCGTCGGGACGCTCGCCCGGATCCGGCCGTCGTCGGTGATCCGGGTGCCGTCGAGCGGCACGTTGAGGTCCGAGCGGACCAGGACCCGCTTGCCGCTGACACTGTCCAGGAACTCGCGGCGAAGGCCGTTGAACTCAGTCACGGGGTCAGAGCGTAGTGCCCACGTGCGTGATCAGGTCGGCCAGCCGGTTGGAGTAGCCCCACTCGTTGTCGTACCAGCCCGCGACCTTGACCTGGTTGCCGATCACCTTCGTCAACGGCGCGTCGAAGATGCACGAGGCCGGGTTGGTCACGATGTCGGAGGACACGATCGGGTCGGTCGAGTAGACCAGGTAACGGCCGTCGGCAGCCGCCTTCACGATCGCGTTGACCTCCTCCACACTCGTCTCCCGCGACGCCTCGAAGGACAGGTCGGTCAACGAGCCCGTCGGGGTCGGGACCCGCAGCGCGTAGCCGTCGAGACGCCCCTTGAGCTCGGGCAGCACCAGCCCGATCGCCTTCGCCGCACCCGTCGAGGTCGGGATGATGTTCAACGCCGCCGCCCGGGCCCGGCGCAGGTCCTTGTGGATGTTGTCCTGCAGGTTCTGGTCCGCGGTGTAGGCGTGCACCGTGGTCATCAGACCCTTCACGATGCCCAGGCCGTCGTTGAGCGCCTTGGCCATCGGCCCCAGGCAGTTGGTCGTGCACGAGGCGTTCGAGATCACCGTGTGCACGGCCGGGTCGTAGGCCTCGTGGTTGACGCCCATCACGATCGTCACGTCCTCGTTCGAGGCCGGCGCCGAGATGATCACCTTCCTCGCCCCGCCGCCGTCGACGTGCGCCCGCGCCTTGGTGGCGTCGGTGAAGAACCCGGTCGACTCGACCACGACGTCGACCCCCAGCTCGCCCCACCGCAGCGCGGCCGGGTCCCGCTCGGCCGAGACCTTGATCTCCGCATCGCCCACCACGATCACGCCGTCACCGGCATGCACGTCGGCATCCAGCGGCCCCAGGATCGAGTCGTACTTCAGCAGGTGGGCCAGGGTCGCGGTGTCCGTCAGGTCGTTGACACCGACGATCTCGATGTCCGCACCACCCGCGCGCACCGCGCGCAAGAAGTTGCGGCCGATCCGACCGAAGCCGTTGACGCCTACACGAACAGTCACTGCGAACCTCCTGGGAGAGCGGGACCTTCTCGGTCCTCCGACCCTATCCCGCAGGCCGCAACCGCGTCAGGGTCGCGCGCGGGGCCGGCTCAGGCGTCGCCGGCGAGCATCTCGGGCGTCAGCGACGCCTCGGTGTCCGGTACGCCGAGCTCCTCGGCCCGCTTGTCGGCCATGGCCAGCAGCCGGCGGATCCGGCCGGCGATGGCGTCCTTGGTCAGCACCGGGTCGTGCAGCTGACCGAGCTCCTCGAGCGAGGCCTGCTTGTGCTCGAGGCGCAGCTCGCCGGCCATCTTCAGGTGGTCGGGGACCTCGTCGCCGAGGATCTCCATGGCCCGGTGCACCCGGGCGCCGGCGGTGACGGCGGCGCGGGCGGAGCGGCGCAGGTTGGCGTCGTCGAAGTTCGCGAGCCGGTTGGCGGTGGCCCGGACCTCGCGCCGCATCCGGCGCTCCTCCCACGCCATCAGCGTCTCGTGGGCGCCGAGCCGCGCGAGCAGCTGGCCGATGGCGTCGCCGTCGCGGATGACCACCCGGTCCACGCCACGCACCTCGCGGGCCTTGGCCTGGATGCCGAGGCGGCGGGCGACGCCGACGAGGGCGAGCGCGGCCTCGGAGCCGGGGCAGGTGACCTCGAGGGACGAGGAGCGGCCGGGCTCGGTGAGCGAGCCGTGGGCCAGGAACGCACCGCGCCAAGCGGCCACGGCGTCGCAGGCGCCACCGGACACGACGGCGGGCGGCAGGCCGCGGACCGGGCGGCCGCGCTGGTCGAGCAGGCCGGTCTGGCGGGCCAGCGCCTCGCCGTCCTTGACGACCCGCACGATGTAGCGGCTGCCCTTGCGCAGGCCGTTGCCCTGCACCATGACGACCTCGGAGCCCTGGCCGTAGATCTCGGAGATGTCCTTGCGGAGGCGGCGTGCGGCCGCACCCGTGTCGAGCTCGGCCTCGACGACGATCCGGCCGCCCACGATGTGAAGCCCGCCGGCGAAGCGCAGCATCGAGGCGACCTCGGCCTTGCGGCAGCAGACCTTCGTCACCGGGATGTTGGCGAGCTCCGCCTTGACCTGTGCCGTCATCGCCATAGGGGCGATCCTCCCACGCGGGTCAACAACCCCACTCGGCGCTGCCGAAGACGTGGGCGTACGCCGTGGCGAGCCTCACGGGATCGTGCCGCGGCGTCCCGTCGCCGATCGCCAGGTCGTCGAGGACGAGCCGGGCACCGAGGGCCGCGACCGTCTCCTCGAGCTCGGCGAGGTCGTCGGCGACCGAGGTGCGGTCGGCCAGCACCACGTCGATGCCCAGGTCCGGGGCGTGCTCGGCGAGAACGGCCAGGTGGTCGGCCGGCCCGAAGCCGCCGGTCTCGCCGGCCTGCTCCTCGAGGTTGAGCACGACGACCACGCGGGCGTCGGTCGCGACGAGGGACTCGCGCAGCCGCGGGACGAGCAGGTGCGGCAGCACGCTGCTGAACCACGAGCCGGGCCCGAGGACCACCCAGTCGGCAGCGCCGATCGCGTCCAGAACCGCGGGACTCACCTCCGGGTCTGCGGGCTCGAGGGCGATCGCGGCGATCACGCCGTCGGTGGTGGCGACCTCGACCTGTCCCCGCACCGCGGTGAGGGCGTCGGGATCGCCGGCGACCAGGCCGCGCACCTCGGCGGTGATGTCCATCGGCGTCATCGCCATCGGCAGCACCCGGCCCTTGGCGCCGAGCAGCCGGCCGACCCAGTCGAGGGCGTCGACGTGGTCGCCGAGCAGCTCCCACAGGCCGACGATGAGCAGGTTGCCGACCACGTGGCCGCGCATCTCGCCGTCGCCCTCGAAGCGGTGCTGCAGCACCTTCGCCCAGGTGTCGCCCCACTCGTCGTCGCCGCACAGCGCGGCCAGCGCCATCCGCAGGTCGCCGGGCGGCAGCACGCCGAACTCGCCACGCAGCCGGCCCGACGAGCCGCCGTTGTCGGCGACGGTGACCACGGCGGTCAGCTCGTCGACGGTCAGGTCGTCGACGAGGTGGCGCAGGGCGCTGAGGGAGGCGTGCAGGCCGTGCCCGCCGCCGAGCGCCACGACCGCCTGCGCGCGCTCACTCACGGCCCAGGTCGCGGTGGATGGCGCGGGCGACGTACCCCTGCTCCCCCAGCCGGCGGGCGATCTCCTCGGTCATCGCCACGCTGCGGTGCTTGCCGCCGGTGCAGCCGATCGCGACCCGCATGAATCGCTTGCCCTCGCGCAGGTAGCCCTCCGCGACCCCGGACAGCAGGGGGACGTAGGCATCGACGAACTCGGCGGCACCCGGCCGGCCGAGGACGTACGCCGACACCTCGGCGTCCTGCCCGGTGCGGGGTCGCAGCTCGGGGACCCAGTGCGGGTTGGGCAGGAACCGCATGTCGGCGACGTGGTCGGCATCGACCGGGATGCCGTACTTGAAGCCGAAGCTGATCACCGAGACCCGCAGCTGCGTCGTCTCGCGGGTGCCGAAGGACTCCGCGATCCGGTCAGTGAGCTGGTGCACGTTGAGGCTGCTGGTGTCGATGACCAGGTCGGCCTCGGAGCGCAGGTCGGCGAGGACGCCGCGCTCGCGCTGGAGCCCGTCGAGGAGCCGGCCGCCCCCCTGCAGCGGGTGCGGGCGCCGCGCGGCCTCCTGGCGGCGGACCAGCACGTCGTCGGTCGCGTCGAGGAAGACCAGGGTGGTGACCCGGCCGGCGACGCCGTGGGCGATCGCGCTGCGCAGGCCTTGGAAGAAGGAGCCGGACCGGACATCGACCACGACCGCGACCGGCTGGGCCGGGCCGTGGCTCTCGTCGACGAGGCGGACCACCTCGGGCAGCAGACCGGGCGGGAGGTTGTCGACGACGAAGAAGCCGAGGTCCTCGAGCTCCTTGGCCGCGGTGCTGCGGCCGGCACCGGTCATGCCGGTGACGACCACGAGCTGACCGTGCGTCTCATCCATGGGCGTCATTGTGCCCAGTTCCGCCGTCGAGGGCCTCCTTGATGGCGGTGGCCGTGCGCGGCCCCACCCCGGGGACGGCGGCGATCTCCTCCACGGTGGCGGCACGCAGCTTGCGCAGCGAGCCGAAGTGGCGCAGCAGCGTCTTGCGGCGTACCTCCCCCAGGCCTGGTACGTCGTCGAGCAGGCTCTCGACCATCGACTTGGAGCGGCGGTTGCGGTGGTGCGTGATGGCGAACCGGTGGGCCTCGTCGCGGATCCGCTGCAGCAGGTAGAGACCCTCGGAGGTGCGCGGCAGGATGACCGGGTCCTCCTCGCCCGGCACCCAGACCTCCTCGAGCCGCTTGGCGAGGCCGCAGACCGGGATGTCGTCGATGCCGAGCTCGTCGAGCGCCCGCTGGGCCGCGGCCACCTGGGGCGCACCGCCGTCGACCACGACCAGGCCCGGCGCGTAGGCGAACTTCCGCGGCCGGCCGGTGTCGGGGTCGACCAGCATCGGGCCGGTGCCGGCGTCGGGGTCGCCGGGTCGCAGCTCCGAGCGCGCCTGCTCGTCGAGCAGCCGGCGGAACCTGCGGGTGATCACCTCGTGCATCGCCTTGACGTCGTCGGAGCCGTCCTGGTCCTTGATCACGAAGCGGCGGTACTCCCCCTTGCGCGCCAGGCCGTCCTCGAAGACCACCATCGACGCGACGATCTCGGTGCCCTGGATGTGGGAGACGTCGTAGCACTCGATGCGCAGCGGCGCCTCGTCGAGCTCCAGCGCCTCCGCGATCTCGCCGAGCGCGATGTTGCGGGTGGTCAGGTCGCTGGCCCGCTTGGTCTTGTGCAGCGCGAGTGACTCGGTGGCGTTGCGGGCCACCGTCTCCTGCAGCGTCCTCTTGTCGCCGCGTTGCGGGACCCGGATCTCGACCTTCGCGCCACGCAGGTCCGAGAGCAGCTGCTCGAAGGTCGCGTGCTCGGCCGGGAGGGCGGGCACCAGGATCTCCCTGGGGACGGCGTCGCGGACGTCCTCGGGCGCGACGCCGGCGTACAGCTGGAGCAGGAAGTCCTCGACCAGGGCGGCGGTGTCGCCGTCGTCGGTGCGGTCCGCGACCCAGCCCCGCTGGCCGCGGATGCGGCCACCGCGCACGTAGAACACCTGCACCGCGACCTCGAGCGGGTCCTCGGCCAGCGCGATCACGTCGGCGTCCGAGCCGTCGCCGAAGACGACGGCCTGCTTCTCCAGCGCCTTGTTCATCGCGCCGAGGTCGTCGCGCAGCCGCGCGGCCTTCTCGAAGTCGAGGGCGTCGGACGCGGCGTACATCTCCTGCTCGATGCGCCTCATGAACGGACGCGTGCGCCCGGCCATGAACTCGCAGAAGTCGTCGACGATCGCCCGGTGGTCCTCCGGCGTGATGTTGCCGACGCAGGGCGCCGAGCACTTGTCGATGTAGCCGAGCAGGCAGGGCCGCCCGATCTGGCTGGACCGCTTGAACACGCCGTTGCTGCACGAGCGCATCGGGAAGACGCGCAGCAGGATGTCGACGGTCTCGCGGATGGCCCAGGCGTGCCCGTAGGGGCCGAAGTAGCGAGTGCCCTTGCGCTTCGCGCCGCGCCCGACCATCACCCGCGGGAACTCCTCGGACACGGTGACCGCGAGCCACGGGTAGGACTTGTCGTCGCGGTACTTCACGTTGAACCGCGGGTCATACTCCTTGATCCAGGAGTACTCCAGCTGCAGCGCCTCGACCTCGGTCCCCACGACCGTCCACTCCACCGAGGTCGCGGTCGTGACCATCGTGGCGGTGCGGGGGTGCAGGTTGCCGATGTCCTGGAAGTACGACGACAGCCGGGCGCGCAGGTTCTTCGCCTTGCCGACGTAGATCACCCGCTGGTTGCGGTCACGGAACCGGTAGACCCCCGGCTGGGTGGGGATCGAGCCGGCCTTCGGCCGGTAGCTCAGCGCGGGTGACACGCCCACAACCCTACGGAGCGGCGCCGACACCTCCTTATTCGCGTTAGTCGCGTGCTTTACTACAGTTATGCGATGTCGGGACGCCTACGACTACGAGCTCACCACCGGCCCCCTGGCCGCCGACGCCTACGTCGGCGGGATCCGCGACCTGCTGCGGCTGCGCTCCGGCGCCGCCGACCGGATCGCCGCCTCCGTCGCCCTCGACCCGACCTTCGCCGTCGGGCACGCGGCGCTCGCGCTGCTCGGCCACGAGATGTGCGTCGAGGTCGACATCGCGGCCCGGCTCGCGGACGCCCGGCTGCACGCCGCGCGGGCGAGCGAGCGCGAGCGCAGCCACGTGCACGCGATCGAGCGGCACCTGGTCGGCGACCCGGCGCCGCTGGTGGCCCACCTGGCGTCGTACCCGAGGGATGCGCTGCTGCTCTCGGTCGCCATGCCGACCATCGCGTTCGCCGGCGTCACCGACGTCCCCGAGCAGGCGTGGCGGATCGCGGAGGACGCGGCGCCGGCGTACGGCGACGACCCCTGGATCACCGGCCTGATGGCGTTCGTGCGCCAGGAGCAGCGTCGGTTCGACGACGCGATGGAGCTCTCCTGCCGCTCCCTGGCAGCCGAGCCTTCGGGCGGCCACGCGGCCCATGCCCGGACGCACGCCCACTACGAGACGGGCGACCACGCGGCCGGGCTGGCGTGGATGGACGGCTGGATCCTCGGCGACGGTGCCTCGACCGACAGCCTCACCCACTTCTCCTGGCACGCCGCCCTGCACGAGCTGTCGATCGGCGACCTCGCAGCGGTCCGCGCGCGGTACGAACGCCAGCTCCAGCCGCGGCAGGCGGTCGGCTGCCGAGCACTCGTCGACAGCGGGTCGCTGCTGTTCCGTTGGGCGATCACCCCGGACGCCACCGACGTGCCTCCGCTCGCGGAGGTCGTCGCCGTCACCGGCCGCGACGTGCTCGAGCGGCCCGGGACGGCGTTCCTGGGCCTGCACGCGGCGGTCGCGCTGCTGGCGACCGGCGACCGGGCGGGCTTGCGGGACCTGGCCGCCTGGTGCGCCCACCACCCGAGTCCGACGCACCGCGAGGTGGTCGCTCCGCTGGCGACGGCGCTGGGCCTGCTCGCGGCCGGTCGCTCCTCGGCCGCCGCCGACCGGCTCGCGGCTCTGGCGTCGTCGACGTGGCGACTCGGCGGGTCGGACGCCCAGCGCGAGATCGTCGAGGAGGCTCGGATCGCGGCGCTGCTCCGCGCGGGCCGGTACGACGAGGCGCGGCAGGTCCTCGACGCGCGGCTCGACCGCAGGGTGTCGCCGAGGGATCGCGCGTGGCGCCGGTCGGCCGCCGATCAGGCGGCGAGGATCTTGTTGCCCTCGACCTTGATGTCGACCTTCGCCAATGCCGACGGCGCCGGGCCGCCCTCGACCGCACCGGTGGTCGCGGAGTAGGACGAGCCGTGGTTGGCGCAGTGGATGGTGCCGTCCTCGACCGAGGTCACCAGGAGACCCTGGTGGGTGCACACGGCGCTGAACGCGTCGTACGTCCCCGCGGTGGGCTGGGTGATCACGACCTTCTGGTCGGCCAGGATGATGCCGCCCCCGACCGGGACCTCCGACGTGGACGCGAGCTCGGTGCCGGCGCTCACCTTCGTCTTCGTCGAGCCGCCGTCGCTGCCGGCGCACCCGGCCAGGGCGGCGGCGACACCGAGGGCGCCCAGGCCGGAGAAGACGATGCGGCGGCTGGCGCGGACCTCACCGATCGTCGTACGCGGCGTCATGCGCGCTGCACCTGCCCGTCGACGACGCTGACCGCGACCGCGGCGAGGGGACCGCTCGCCGGACCGCTCTCCACGGACCCGTCGACCGCGGAGAACAGGCTGTTGTGGCACGGGCAGTGGATCGAGCCGTCGCTCACCGAGCCGACCAGACAGCCTTGGTGGGTGCACAGCGCCGAGAACGCCTTGTAGTCGCCCGCGGTCGGCTGGGTCACCACGATCTCCTCGGCCTTGAGGACCACACCACCGCCGACCGGCACGTCGGCCGCGGCGACCAGGCCGGTCGCGCCCCCGGTCGCAGCGCCGGCGTCGGCGGTCGTGGTCGCTGTCGTCGGCGCCGTCGTGGGCGCGGCCGAGGTGGGGTCAGGGGTCGTCGCCGGGTCCGTGGCGGCGGTCGAGTCGTCGCCGCAGGCCGCCAGCAGGGGGACGCCGACACCGAGGGTGGCGGCGCCCGCGAGGGCCCGTCTCCTGCTCACCGAGGAAGTCATGGGCGTCAGGCTACGGTCCGCTCCTGAGAGCGACCTATGAGCCCGCCCTCGCCGCGCTCTTCTTCGCAGGTGCCTTCTTGGCGGGCGCCTTCTTCGCTGCCGTCTTCTTGGCGGCGGCCTTCTTGGCCGGTGCCTTGACCGCCGCTGCCGGGGCCCGCTTGAGGCCCGTCGGCTGGCGCGCGGAGCGTCCCTCGAGCAGCGGCCTGAGGAAGGCGCCGGTGTGGCTGCCCGCGGTCGCCGCGATGTCCTCGGGCGTGCCCTCGGCGACCACGGTGCCGCCGCGGGAGCCACCCTCGGGACCCATGTCGATCAGCCAGTCGGCGGTCTTGATGACGTCGAGGTTGTGCTCGATGACCAGGACGGTGTTGCCCTTGTCGACCAGGCCGGACAGCACGCCGAGCAGCTTGCGGATGTCCTCGAAGTGCAGGCCGGTGGTCGGCTCGTCGAGCACGTAGACCGTGCGCCCGGTGGACCGCTTCTGCAGCTCGGCGGCGAGCTTGACCCGCTGCGCCTCGCCACCGGACAGCGTGGTCGCCGGCTGCCCGAGCCGGACGTAGCCCAGCCCGACCTCGGTCAGTGTGGTCATGTGCCGCGCGATCGCCGGCACGGCGGCGAAGAACTCCTGCGCCTCCTCGATCGGCATGTCGAGGACCTCCGCGATGGTCTTGCCCTTGTAGTGCACCTCCAGCGTCTCGCGGTTGTAGCGGGCGCCGTGGCAGACCTCGCACGGGACGTAGACGTCCGGCAGGAAGTTCATCTCGATCTTGATCGTGCCGTCGCCGGCGCACGCCTCGCAGCGGCCGCCCTTGACGTTGAACGAGAACCGGCCCTGCTGGTAGCCGCGCATCTTCGCCTCGGGCGTCTGCGCGAACAGCTTGCGGACGTGGTCGAAGACGCCGGTGTAGGTCGCCGGGTTGGACCGCGGGGTGCGGCCGATCGGCGACTGGTCGACGTGGATCACCTTGTCGACGTGCTCGAGGCCGGTGATCCTCTGGTGGCGTCCGGGGATGGCGCGGGCGTTGTAGATCTGCTTGGCCAGCGAGGTGTAGAGGATGTCGTTGACCAGCGTGGACTTGCCGGAGCCGGACACGCCCGTGACCGCGGTGAAGACGCCGAGCGGGAATGCGACGTCGACGTTCTTCAGGTTGTGCTCGCGGGCGCCGATCACCTTGAGCTCGCGGCCCTTGGTCCGCGGACGGCGGATGGCGGGCACGGGGATCTCGCGACGACCGGAGAGGTACTGCCCGGTCATCGAGTCGGGGTGCTCGAGCAGGTCCTTGACCGTGCCTGAGTGGACGACCTGGCCGCCGTGCTCGCCGGCACCGGGCCCGATGTCGACGATCCAGTCGGCGACCCGGATGGTGTCCTCGTCGTGCTCGACGACGATCAGGGTGTTGCCGAGGTCCTTGAGCCGGACCAGGGTCTCGATCAGCTTCTGGTTGTCTCGCTGGTGGAGACCGATGGACGGCTCGTCGAGGACGTAGAGGACGCCGACCAGGCCGGCGCCGATCTGGGTCGCGAGCCGGATCCGCTGGGCCTCACCGCCCGACAGCGAGCCCGAGGGCCGGTCGAGCGAGAGGTAGTCGAGGCCCACGTCGAGCAGGAAGTTGAGCCGCTCCTGGATCTCCTTGAGCACCCGCTCGCCGATCTGGCGCTCGCGCGGCGACAGGTCGAGGTCGGCGAGGTAGGCGGCGGCCTCGTTGATCGGCAGTGCGCAGACCTCGGCGATGTTCTTGCCGCCGCGTCCGTCAGCACTGTCGCGGGCGCCGAGGGTCACCGACATCGACACCGGCTTGAGCCGGCTGCCGGCGCACACCGGGCACGGGACCTCGCGCATGAAGCCCTCGAACCGCTCCCGGCTGGTGTCGCTCTCGGCCTCGCGGTGGCGGCGCTCGACGTACGTGCGCACGCCCTCGAAGTCGGCGTAGTAGGAGCGCTCGCGGCCGTAGCGGTTGCGGGTGACGACGTGCACCTTGGTCGGGTGGCCCTCGAGGATCGCCTTGCGGGCCTTGGGCGTGAGCTGCTCCCACGGCGTGTCGACGTCGAAGCCGAGCTCCTCGCCGAGCGCGATCAGCAGCCGGCCGAAGTAGTCGGCGACGTGGGCGTGGCTCCACGGCTGCAGCGCACCCTCGGCCAGGGTCGCGGTCGGGTCGGGGACGACCAGCTCGGGGTCGACCTCCATCCGGGTGCCGAGGCCGGTGCAGGCAGGGCAGGCGCCGAAGGGCGAGTTGAACGAGAAGGAGCGCGGCTCGAGGTCGTCGGTCTCGATCGGGTGGTCGTTGGGGCACGCCATCTTCTCGGAGAACTTGAGCTCCTGGCCCCCGGGCTCGGTGCTGTCCACGAGGTCGAACACGACCAGTCCACCGGCCAGGCCGAGCGCGGTCTCGACCGAGTCGGTGAGCCGGCGCTTGGCCGACTCCTTGACCGCGAGCCGGTCGACGACGACGTCGATGGTGTGCTTGTACTTCTTGTCGAGCGTGGGCGGGTTGTCGAGGTTGTGCGTCTCCCCGTCGACCCGGGCCCGGGAGAAGCCCTGGGACTGCAGCTGACGGAACAGCTCGACGAACTCGCCCTTGCGGCCGCGGACGACCGGCGCCAGCACCTGGAACCGGGTGCCCTCCTCGAGCGCGAGCATCCGGTCGACGATCTGCTGCGGCGTCTGCCGCTCGATCGGTGC
The genomic region above belongs to Nocardioides sp. QY071 and contains:
- the uvrA gene encoding excinuclease ABC subunit UvrA, with translation MTDQLIIRGAREHNLKDVSIDLPRDSLIVFTGLSGSGKSSLAFDTIFAEGQRRYVESLSAYARQFLGQMDKPDVDFIEGLSPAVSIDQKSTSKNPRSTVGTITEVYDYLRLLYARAGRAHCPTCGAPIERQTPQQIVDRMLALEEGTRFQVLAPVVRGRKGEFVELFRQLQSQGFSRARVDGETHNLDNPPTLDKKYKHTIDVVVDRLAVKESAKRRLTDSVETALGLAGGLVVFDLVDSTEPGGQELKFSEKMACPNDHPIETDDLEPRSFSFNSPFGACPACTGLGTRMEVDPELVVPDPTATLAEGALQPWSHAHVADYFGRLLIALGEELGFDVDTPWEQLTPKARKAILEGHPTKVHVVTRNRYGRERSYYADFEGVRTYVERRHREAESDTSRERFEGFMREVPCPVCAGSRLKPVSMSVTLGARDSADGRGGKNIAEVCALPINEAAAYLADLDLSPRERQIGERVLKEIQERLNFLLDVGLDYLSLDRPSGSLSGGEAQRIRLATQIGAGLVGVLYVLDEPSIGLHQRDNQKLIETLVRLKDLGNTLIVVEHDEDTIRVADWIVDIGPGAGEHGGQVVHSGTVKDLLEHPDSMTGQYLSGRREIPVPAIRRPRTKGRELKVIGAREHNLKNVDVAFPLGVFTAVTGVSGSGKSTLVNDILYTSLAKQIYNARAIPGRHQRITGLEHVDKVIHVDQSPIGRTPRSNPATYTGVFDHVRKLFAQTPEAKMRGYQQGRFSFNVKGGRCEACAGDGTIKIEMNFLPDVYVPCEVCHGARYNRETLEVHYKGKTIAEVLDMPIEEAQEFFAAVPAIARHMTTLTEVGLGYVRLGQPATTLSGGEAQRVKLAAELQKRSTGRTVYVLDEPTTGLHFEDIRKLLGVLSGLVDKGNTVLVIEHNLDVIKTADWLIDMGPEGGSRGGTVVAEGTPEDIAATAGSHTGAFLRPLLEGRSARQPTGLKRAPAAAVKAPAKKAAAKKTAAKKAPAKKAPAKKSAARAGS